One Chlorobaculum limnaeum genomic window carries:
- the ilvD gene encoding dihydroxy-acid dehydratase, producing MRSDTIKKGFEKAPHRSLLKATGCVSSRDDFSKPFIGICNSFNELIPGHAHLQELGRIAREAVREAGGVPFEFNTIGVCDGIAMGHVGMRYSLASRELIADSVETVVEAHRLDGLVCIPNCDKITPGMMMGALRTNVPVIFVSGGPMKAGHTPSGKKVDLISVFEAVGKCSTGEISEEELQTIEECGCPGCGSCSGMFTANSMNCLCEALGFALPGNGTILAADPRRNELVKAAASRIVDLVRDDVRPRQILTRAAMLNAFALDLAMGGSTNTILHTLAIASEAELDFDFSELNDLSSRTPYICKVSPATTEVHIEDVDRAGGISAILKELSKVEGLLDLSAPTVTGKTLGENIASAEVLDSTVIRPVSDPYSATGGLAVLYGNLAPNGAVVKTGAVSPSMMKHTGPAKVYDCQDDAIAGIMSGDVKSGDVVVIRYEGPRGGPGMPEMLSPTSAIMGRGLGDSVALITDGRFSGGSRGACVGHVSPEAADRGPIAAVRTGDMITIDIPARSMTVALDDETMRQRIEALPEFEPKIRKGYLARYARMVTSANTGAVLKTDF from the coding sequence ATGAGATCCGACACCATAAAAAAAGGATTTGAAAAAGCCCCGCATCGCAGCCTGCTCAAGGCGACCGGATGCGTTTCGTCGAGAGACGATTTCTCGAAGCCCTTCATCGGCATCTGCAACTCCTTCAATGAGCTGATTCCCGGCCACGCGCATTTGCAGGAGCTGGGCCGTATCGCCAGGGAGGCCGTGCGCGAGGCGGGCGGCGTGCCGTTCGAGTTCAACACCATTGGTGTCTGCGACGGCATCGCCATGGGCCACGTCGGCATGCGCTACTCGCTGGCCAGCCGTGAGCTGATCGCCGACTCGGTTGAGACGGTCGTCGAGGCGCACCGTCTGGATGGCCTGGTCTGCATCCCGAACTGCGACAAGATCACCCCCGGCATGATGATGGGCGCGCTTCGCACCAACGTGCCGGTCATCTTCGTCTCCGGCGGGCCGATGAAGGCGGGCCATACCCCCTCGGGCAAAAAGGTCGATCTGATCTCGGTTTTCGAGGCGGTCGGCAAGTGCAGCACGGGCGAGATCAGCGAGGAGGAGCTTCAGACCATCGAAGAGTGCGGCTGCCCCGGGTGCGGCTCCTGCTCCGGTATGTTCACGGCCAACTCGATGAACTGCCTCTGCGAGGCGCTCGGCTTCGCCCTGCCCGGCAACGGCACGATCCTCGCCGCCGACCCGCGCCGCAACGAGCTGGTGAAAGCCGCCGCGAGCCGCATCGTCGATCTGGTGCGCGATGATGTCCGCCCGCGCCAGATTCTGACCCGCGCGGCGATGCTCAACGCCTTCGCGCTCGACCTGGCGATGGGCGGCAGCACCAACACGATTCTGCACACGCTCGCCATCGCCAGCGAAGCGGAGCTCGATTTCGACTTCTCGGAGCTGAACGATCTGTCGTCGAGGACGCCCTACATCTGCAAGGTGAGCCCGGCGACCACCGAGGTGCACATCGAGGATGTGGATCGCGCGGGCGGCATCTCGGCGATTCTGAAGGAGTTGTCGAAAGTCGAGGGCTTGCTCGACCTCTCCGCCCCGACTGTCACCGGCAAGACGCTCGGCGAAAATATCGCCAGCGCCGAGGTGCTCGACAGCACGGTGATCCGCCCGGTCAGTGATCCCTACTCAGCCACCGGCGGCCTCGCCGTGCTGTACGGGAACCTTGCGCCGAATGGCGCGGTTGTGAAGACCGGCGCGGTCAGCCCGTCGATGATGAAGCACACCGGCCCGGCGAAGGTGTACGACTGCCAGGACGACGCCATCGCGGGCATCATGAGCGGCGACGTGAAATCGGGCGACGTGGTGGTGATCCGCTACGAAGGCCCGCGCGGCGGCCCCGGAATGCCGGAGATGCTCTCGCCGACCAGCGCCATCATGGGTCGCGGCCTCGGCGATTCGGTGGCGCTCATCACCGACGGACGCTTCTCCGGCGGATCGCGCGGCGCCTGCGTCGGCCACGTCTCGCCCGAAGCCGCCGACCGCGGCCCGATCGCGGCGGTCCGTACCGGCGACATGATCACCATCGACATTCCGGCACGTTCGATGACGGTGGCGCTCGATGACGAAACCATGCGCCAGCGTATCGAGGCATTACCTGAATTCGAGCCGAAAATCAGGAAGGGCTACCTGGCGCGTTACGCGAGGATGGTCACGTCGGCCAACACCGGCGCGGTGCTGAAAACAGATTTTTAA
- the ilvB gene encoding biosynthetic-type acetolactate synthase large subunit, translated as MHNNGEKLIGSEIFFECLRRENVEYIFGYPGGALLKVYETLHDVEDIEHILVRHEQGATHMAEGYARATGRPGVVLVTSGPGATNTVTGITNAYMDSTPLVVFTGQVPSTLIGNDAFQEADIVGITRPITKHNFLVKDVKELASTIRKAFYLATNGRPGPVLVDMPKDVLNADCIFEWPESVDIRGFKPTIKCHANQVQKAAKMIAKARRPLLYVGGGVITAEASEELRKLAIDQQIPVTMTLQGLGAFPGDHPLSMGMLGMHGTYWANQAVSNCDLLIAVGARFDDRVTGKVDTFATQAYKIHNDIDPTNVDKNIKVDLPVVGDSKDFLASLIEAMPKAKEDRGAWLSEIEAWRKQCPLDYTVEPDSLKTEFVIDEVSKQTRGHAVVVTDVGQHQMWTSQYYKFTEPRSIITSGGLGTMGFGLPSAIGAAFGVTDRPVVLFTGDGGLMMNIQELVTAVFNKLPVKIFLINNSYLGMVRQWQELFHQEKYSFTDLASSNPDFVKVAEAFGCKAMSASNPESARNAISEALAYNDGPVLVDFRVIRKDMVFPMVPAGGSISDMLLARLNPKTMV; from the coding sequence ATGCACAATAACGGAGAGAAACTGATCGGATCCGAAATATTTTTCGAGTGTCTGAGGCGTGAAAACGTCGAGTACATCTTCGGCTACCCCGGCGGGGCGTTGCTGAAGGTCTACGAAACCCTGCACGATGTCGAGGACATCGAGCACATCCTCGTGCGCCACGAACAGGGCGCGACCCATATGGCCGAGGGGTACGCCCGCGCCACCGGCAGGCCCGGCGTGGTGCTCGTTACCTCCGGCCCCGGCGCGACCAACACGGTCACCGGCATCACCAACGCCTACATGGACTCCACGCCGCTGGTGGTCTTCACCGGCCAGGTGCCGAGCACGCTGATCGGCAACGACGCCTTCCAGGAGGCGGACATTGTCGGCATTACGCGGCCGATCACCAAGCACAACTTCCTCGTCAAGGATGTGAAGGAGCTTGCCTCGACCATCCGCAAGGCGTTTTACCTCGCCACCAACGGACGGCCCGGCCCGGTGCTGGTCGATATGCCGAAGGATGTGCTCAACGCCGATTGCATCTTCGAATGGCCTGAGAGCGTTGACATTCGCGGCTTCAAGCCGACCATCAAGTGCCACGCAAACCAGGTGCAGAAGGCGGCGAAAATGATCGCCAAAGCCAGGCGCCCGCTGCTCTACGTCGGCGGCGGCGTCATCACGGCTGAAGCCTCGGAGGAGCTGCGCAAGCTCGCCATCGACCAGCAGATTCCGGTCACCATGACCCTGCAGGGGCTTGGCGCCTTTCCCGGCGACCATCCGCTCTCGATGGGGATGCTCGGGATGCACGGCACTTACTGGGCCAACCAGGCGGTGAGCAACTGCGACCTCCTGATCGCCGTCGGCGCGCGCTTCGACGACCGTGTCACCGGCAAGGTGGATACCTTCGCCACGCAGGCCTACAAGATCCACAACGACATCGACCCGACCAACGTGGACAAGAACATCAAGGTCGATCTGCCGGTGGTCGGCGACTCGAAGGACTTCCTCGCCTCGCTCATCGAAGCGATGCCGAAGGCGAAGGAGGATCGCGGCGCGTGGCTCTCGGAAATCGAGGCGTGGCGCAAGCAATGTCCGCTCGACTACACCGTCGAGCCAGATTCGCTCAAGACCGAGTTCGTCATCGACGAGGTTTCGAAGCAGACCAGAGGACACGCTGTGGTCGTCACCGACGTCGGCCAGCACCAGATGTGGACGTCGCAGTACTACAAGTTCACCGAACCGCGCTCGATCATCACCAGCGGCGGCCTCGGCACGATGGGCTTCGGCCTGCCATCGGCCATCGGCGCGGCGTTCGGCGTCACCGACCGGCCGGTGGTGCTCTTCACCGGCGACGGCGGCCTGATGATGAACATCCAGGAGCTGGTCACGGCTGTTTTCAACAAGCTGCCGGTCAAGATATTCCTGATCAACAACAGCTACCTCGGCATGGTGCGCCAGTGGCAGGAGCTGTTCCATCAGGAGAAGTACTCCTTCACCGACCTTGCGTCGAGCAACCCCGATTTCGTGAAGGTTGCCGAGGCATTTGGCTGCAAGGCGATGAGCGCAAGCAATCCCGAATCGGCGCGAAACGCCATCTCGGAAGCGCTCGCGTACAATGACGGGCCGGTGCTGGTCGATTTCAGGGTTATCCGCAAGGATATGGTTTTTCCAATGGTGCCCGCAGGCGGATCGATTTCCGACATGCTGCTGGCCCGGCTGAATCCGAAAACAATGGTTTAA
- the ilvN gene encoding acetolactate synthase small subunit codes for MKHLISVLVENKFGTLNRVAAMFSARGFNLESISIGETEDPEISRMTIVTRGEDRIISQVLKQLNRLVDTIKVTDLTHQPHVERELLLLSLKLNKSTQHEIFELANVFKGKVVDIKQKSITIEFVGSPDKINTAIDLFRPFGIRELARSGAVAIHRGEN; via the coding sequence ATGAAACATCTTATATCCGTTCTGGTCGAGAACAAGTTCGGCACGCTGAACCGGGTTGCGGCCATGTTCAGCGCCCGCGGCTTCAATCTCGAAAGCATCTCCATCGGCGAGACCGAAGACCCCGAAATTTCGCGCATGACCATCGTGACGCGGGGCGAAGACCGCATCATCAGCCAGGTGCTCAAGCAGCTCAACCGGCTGGTCGATACGATCAAGGTGACCGACCTCACTCATCAGCCGCATGTGGAGCGCGAACTGCTGCTTCTGAGCCTGAAACTCAACAAATCCACCCAGCACGAGATTTTCGAACTGGCCAATGTTTTTAAGGGAAAAGTCGTGGATATAAAGCAAAAATCCATTACTATTGAGTTCGTCGGTTCGCCCGACAAAATCAACACGGCTATCGACCTTTTCAGGCCCTTCGGCATCCGTGAGCTCGCCCGCTCCGGCGCGGTCGCCATCCATCGCGGCGAGAACTGA
- the ilvC gene encoding ketol-acid reductoisomerase — protein sequence MNVYYEQDADLAVLQNKNIAILGYGSQGHAHALNLKDSGMNVCVGLKTDSASCAKAREAGLKVDTVAEAVKWADIIMVLLPDQTQKSVYDNEIAPNMKSGATLAFGHGFNIHYKQIVPPADVNVIMIAPKSPGHLVRRTYTEGNGVPCLIAVHQDATGDAKAIALAWAKGIGGTKAGVIETNFKDETETDLFGEQAVLCGGSAELIKIGFETLTEAGYPPELAYFECMHELKLIVDLYYEGGLSRMNYSVSDTAEYGGMTRGPRVIAANAKAEMKKILEEVQDGRFAKEFIDECNSGYKKLNELRESNRNHPIEVVGAKLREMMSWLKKK from the coding sequence ATGAATGTCTATTACGAGCAGGATGCCGATCTCGCGGTACTGCAGAACAAGAATATCGCCATTCTCGGCTATGGAAGCCAGGGCCACGCCCATGCGCTGAACCTGAAGGACAGCGGCATGAACGTCTGCGTCGGCCTCAAGACCGACAGCGCCTCTTGCGCCAAAGCACGTGAAGCCGGCCTGAAGGTTGACACTGTCGCCGAAGCGGTCAAATGGGCAGATATTATCATGGTGCTCCTGCCGGATCAGACCCAGAAAAGCGTTTACGACAACGAAATCGCGCCGAACATGAAATCGGGCGCGACGCTCGCTTTCGGTCACGGCTTCAATATTCACTACAAGCAGATCGTGCCTCCGGCTGACGTGAACGTCATCATGATAGCACCGAAAAGCCCCGGCCACCTCGTTCGCCGCACCTACACCGAAGGCAACGGCGTGCCGTGCCTGATCGCGGTGCACCAGGATGCCACCGGCGACGCCAAGGCTATCGCGCTGGCGTGGGCCAAAGGCATCGGCGGCACCAAGGCTGGCGTCATCGAGACCAACTTCAAGGACGAGACCGAGACCGACCTTTTCGGCGAGCAGGCCGTGCTTTGCGGCGGCTCGGCCGAGCTGATCAAGATCGGCTTCGAGACCCTCACCGAAGCTGGCTATCCGCCGGAACTGGCCTACTTCGAGTGCATGCATGAGCTGAAGCTCATCGTCGATCTCTACTACGAAGGCGGCCTGTCGCGCATGAACTACTCGGTCAGCGACACCGCCGAATATGGCGGCATGACCCGCGGCCCGCGCGTTATCGCGGCCAACGCCAAAGCCGAGATGAAGAAGATTCTCGAAGAGGTGCAGGACGGGCGCTTCGCCAAAGAGTTCATCGACGAGTGCAACTCCGGCTACAAAAAGCTCAACGAGCTTCGCGAGAGCAATCGCAACCACCCAATCGAGGTGGTCGGCGCGAAGCTGCGCGAGATGATGAGCTGGCTGAAAAAGAAATGA
- the leuB gene encoding 3-isopropylmalate dehydrogenase, translated as MYKIVSIPGDGIGPEVVAGALEVLNAVAKKHGFEVEIEEHLFGGASYDVYGSMLTDETLEACKNCDAVLLGAVGGYKWENLPHDKKPEAALLKLRKELGLFANLRPAKVYDALVASSTLKTEVVQGTDFMVFRELTGGIYFGQPRGYDENRGWNTMVYERYEVERIARLAFEYAQKRGNAKVTSIDKANVLEVSQFWRNIVHEVHQDFPEIELVDMYVDNAAMQVVRNPKQFEVIVTGNIFGDILSDISGMITGSLGMLPSASIGSEHALYEPIHGSAPDIAGQNKANPIATIASVAMMFENSFNRPEVAGDIYAAIEGALAAGLRTGDIAAPGEAICSTTEMTAAIVARI; from the coding sequence ATGTATAAAATAGTCTCCATACCCGGCGACGGCATCGGCCCCGAAGTGGTAGCCGGTGCTTTGGAAGTACTCAACGCCGTCGCGAAAAAGCACGGCTTCGAAGTCGAAATCGAGGAGCACCTCTTCGGCGGCGCTTCATACGACGTGTACGGCTCCATGCTGACCGACGAGACACTCGAAGCATGCAAGAACTGCGACGCCGTGCTGCTCGGTGCAGTCGGCGGTTACAAGTGGGAAAACCTTCCGCACGACAAAAAACCCGAAGCGGCGCTGCTGAAACTCCGCAAAGAGCTTGGCCTCTTCGCCAACCTGCGTCCGGCGAAGGTCTATGACGCCCTCGTGGCATCATCGACGCTGAAGACCGAAGTGGTGCAGGGCACCGATTTCATGGTGTTCCGCGAGTTGACCGGCGGCATCTACTTCGGCCAGCCGAGAGGCTACGACGAGAATCGCGGCTGGAACACGATGGTCTATGAGCGTTACGAGGTCGAGCGCATCGCGCGGCTTGCTTTCGAGTATGCGCAGAAACGCGGCAACGCCAAGGTGACCTCGATCGACAAGGCCAACGTGCTCGAAGTCTCGCAGTTCTGGCGCAACATCGTGCATGAAGTGCACCAGGATTTCCCTGAGATCGAGCTGGTGGACATGTACGTGGACAACGCCGCCATGCAGGTGGTGCGCAATCCGAAGCAGTTCGAGGTCATCGTGACCGGAAACATCTTCGGCGACATTCTGAGCGATATCTCCGGCATGATCACCGGCAGCCTCGGCATGTTGCCGTCGGCCAGCATCGGCTCGGAGCATGCGCTCTACGAACCGATTCACGGCAGCGCTCCGGACATCGCGGGTCAGAACAAGGCCAACCCGATCGCGACCATTGCATCGGTAGCCATGATGTTCGAGAACAGCTTCAACAGGCCAGAAGTGGCTGGCGACATCTACGCCGCCATCGAAGGCGCGCTTGCCGCAGGCCTCCGCACGGGCGACATCGCCGCGCCAGGCGAGGCGATCTGCTCGACAACCGAAATGACGGCAGCCATCGTCGCCCGAATTTGA
- a CDS encoding 3-isopropylmalate dehydratase large subunit: protein MAQTITQKIFAKAANRKFVDPGQSVWLNVDVLLTHDVCGPPTFDIFKQEFGPKAKVWDPSKVVVLPDHYIFTANEHAHRNIDLLRQFAAEQGLPNYYDVGTDRYRGVCHVALAEEGFNLPGTVLFGTDSHTCTSGAFGMFGSGIGNTDAAFILGTGKLWEKVPDSMKFTFEGQMPEYLTAKDLILQILGDITTDGATYRAMEFDGEAVYSLPIDERMTLCNMAIEAGGMNGIIAADSVTEAFVKARTSKPYEIFHSDPDAQYHSMYRYNVEQMEPVVAQPHSPDNRATVRSVAGTPITKSYIGSCTGGKLTDFRLAAKILKGKQVSVTTNIVPATVLVASQLETEMYDGQSLRQIFEDAGCSIALPSCAACLGGPSDTVGRSVDNDVVVSTTNRNFPGRMGSKFAGVYLASPLTAAASAVTGKLTDPRDFL from the coding sequence ATGGCACAAACGATAACCCAGAAAATTTTCGCCAAAGCCGCGAACCGCAAGTTCGTCGATCCCGGCCAGAGCGTATGGCTTAATGTCGATGTCCTGTTGACGCACGACGTCTGCGGGCCGCCGACCTTCGATATCTTCAAGCAGGAGTTCGGCCCGAAGGCCAAAGTGTGGGATCCGTCGAAAGTGGTGGTGCTTCCCGACCACTACATCTTCACAGCCAACGAACACGCCCACCGCAACATCGACCTGTTGAGGCAGTTCGCCGCCGAGCAGGGGCTGCCGAACTACTATGACGTAGGCACCGATCGTTATCGCGGCGTCTGCCACGTCGCGCTGGCCGAAGAGGGCTTCAACCTCCCCGGCACAGTGCTCTTCGGCACCGACTCGCACACCTGCACCTCGGGCGCGTTCGGCATGTTCGGCTCCGGCATCGGCAACACCGACGCGGCCTTCATCCTCGGCACCGGCAAGCTCTGGGAAAAGGTGCCCGATTCGATGAAGTTCACCTTCGAGGGGCAGATGCCAGAGTACCTGACGGCCAAAGACCTGATTTTGCAGATCCTCGGCGACATCACCACCGACGGCGCGACCTACCGCGCGATGGAGTTCGACGGCGAAGCGGTCTATTCGCTGCCGATCGACGAGCGCATGACGCTCTGCAACATGGCCATCGAGGCCGGTGGCATGAACGGCATCATCGCCGCCGATTCTGTCACCGAGGCCTTCGTGAAGGCGCGCACCAGCAAGCCGTACGAGATTTTCCACAGCGACCCGGACGCGCAGTACCACAGCATGTACCGCTACAACGTCGAGCAGATGGAGCCGGTTGTGGCGCAGCCGCACAGCCCGGACAACCGCGCAACCGTGCGCAGCGTGGCCGGAACGCCGATCACCAAATCGTACATCGGCTCCTGCACCGGCGGCAAGCTGACCGACTTCAGGCTTGCGGCGAAAATCCTCAAGGGCAAGCAGGTCAGCGTGACGACCAACATCGTGCCCGCGACGGTACTCGTGGCATCGCAGCTCGAAACCGAGATGTACGACGGCCAGAGCCTGCGCCAGATTTTCGAGGATGCCGGTTGCAGCATCGCCCTGCCCTCGTGCGCGGCGTGCCTCGGCGGCCCTTCGGACACGGTCGGACGTTCGGTCGATAACGACGTGGTCGTTTCGACCACCAACCGCAACTTCCCCGGACGCATGGGCAGCAAGTTCGCGGGCGTCTACCTGGCCTCTCCGCTGACTGCGGCGGCCTCCGCCGTGACGGGCAAACTCACCGATCCGAGGGATTTCCTCTGA
- a CDS encoding 3-isopropylmalate dehydratase, translated as MDTIIQGKAYVLGKNIDTDQIIPAEHLVYSLSDPEEVKMYGKYALSGVPIEQAGLPEGGIPFVEEGYYSSPYSIIIAGPNFGCGSSREHAPFALKVAGARAIIAESYARIFYRNCVDGGFVIPFETAQPLNKSILTGDELSLDMENNTLTNLTQNVTYQLRPLGDVVNIVQAGGIFEYARKNDLMATTEA; from the coding sequence ATGGACACCATCATACAGGGTAAAGCCTACGTTCTCGGCAAGAATATCGACACCGACCAGATCATTCCCGCCGAACACCTGGTCTACAGCCTCTCCGATCCCGAAGAGGTGAAGATGTACGGCAAATACGCGCTCTCCGGCGTTCCGATCGAGCAGGCGGGACTTCCGGAAGGGGGCATTCCATTCGTCGAGGAGGGCTACTACAGCTCGCCCTACTCGATCATCATCGCAGGCCCCAACTTCGGTTGCGGCTCGTCGAGGGAGCACGCTCCCTTCGCGCTGAAGGTCGCCGGAGCGAGAGCGATCATCGCCGAATCCTACGCAAGAATTTTCTATCGCAACTGCGTGGATGGCGGCTTTGTTATTCCCTTTGAGACCGCGCAGCCGCTCAACAAATCGATCCTGACGGGCGACGAACTGTCGCTCGACATGGAGAACAACACGCTGACCAACCTCACGCAGAACGTCACCTACCAGCTCCGGCCGCTGGGCGACGTCGTGAACATCGTGCAGGCAGGCGGCATCTTTGAATACGCAAGGAAAAACGACCTCATGGCTACGACTGAGGCATAA
- the cimA gene encoding citramalate synthase, with translation MVIELYDTTLRDGTQGEHINLSVQDKLLIAERLDEFGVDFIEGGWPSSNPKDEEFFLKARKLDFKHARLTAFGSTARSLDNIEGDPNLVGLVRCEAPVLTIFGKTWKAHSVKSLGISDDENAELIRRSVRFLVESGREVFFDAEHFFDGWKDNAEFAERMITAAVEAGASRVVLCDTNGGTLPHEVAAIVTRVRQIVVVPVGIHAHNDGDLAVANSIEAVRAGATQVQGTINGIGERCGNANLVSIIPNLMLKLSSEFSHVRDMKALTSMSKFVFEILNLPPDTKAPFVGKSAFAHKGGIHVSAVMKESSLYEHIDPALVGNRQRVLVSELAGQSNIRYKAQELGISLPEKGEVFKNLVNHVKKLEHQGYQFDGAEASFELILRRELGQFTPFFEVIESKVVIQNGQEIKAVDQAVMKVVVGDETEQTVADGDGPVNALDKALRKALLHFYPDIRAIRLIDYKVRVLEEKSGTSAKVRVLIESSDGQNSWGTVGVSTNIIEASLQALNDSINYYLFYHQSKAVATAPSSEALNG, from the coding sequence ATGGTAATTGAACTGTATGACACCACCCTGCGTGACGGTACGCAGGGTGAGCACATCAATCTTTCGGTACAGGACAAGCTTCTGATCGCCGAACGGCTCGACGAGTTCGGCGTGGACTTCATCGAGGGTGGCTGGCCGAGCAGCAATCCAAAGGACGAGGAGTTCTTCCTCAAGGCCAGAAAGCTCGATTTCAAGCACGCCCGCCTCACCGCGTTCGGCTCGACGGCTCGGTCGCTCGACAACATCGAGGGCGACCCGAACCTGGTCGGCCTGGTCAGATGCGAGGCGCCGGTGCTCACCATTTTCGGAAAAACCTGGAAGGCCCACTCCGTCAAGAGTCTCGGCATTTCGGACGACGAGAACGCCGAGCTGATCCGCCGTTCGGTGCGATTCCTCGTCGAGTCGGGCCGCGAGGTGTTCTTCGACGCGGAGCACTTTTTCGACGGCTGGAAGGACAACGCGGAGTTCGCTGAACGGATGATCACGGCAGCCGTCGAGGCAGGCGCGAGCCGCGTCGTGCTTTGCGACACCAACGGCGGCACGCTGCCCCACGAAGTCGCGGCGATCGTCACGCGGGTGCGCCAGATCGTTGTTGTGCCGGTCGGCATCCACGCGCACAACGACGGCGACCTCGCCGTGGCCAACTCCATCGAGGCGGTCAGGGCAGGCGCGACGCAGGTGCAGGGTACGATCAACGGCATCGGCGAGCGGTGCGGCAACGCCAACCTGGTGAGCATCATTCCGAACCTCATGCTCAAGCTCAGCAGCGAGTTCAGCCATGTGCGGGATATGAAAGCGCTCACCTCGATGTCGAAGTTCGTGTTCGAGATTCTGAACCTCCCGCCCGACACCAAAGCGCCCTTCGTCGGCAAATCGGCCTTCGCGCACAAGGGCGGCATCCACGTCAGCGCGGTGATGAAGGAGAGTTCGCTCTACGAGCACATCGATCCGGCGCTGGTCGGCAATCGTCAGCGCGTGCTGGTCTCGGAGCTGGCGGGCCAGAGCAACATCCGCTACAAGGCGCAGGAGCTTGGCATTTCGTTGCCGGAGAAGGGAGAGGTGTTCAAAAATCTGGTCAACCACGTCAAGAAGCTCGAACACCAGGGCTACCAGTTCGACGGGGCTGAAGCCTCCTTCGAGCTGATCCTGCGCCGCGAACTCGGCCAGTTCACGCCATTTTTCGAGGTGATCGAGTCGAAGGTGGTGATCCAGAACGGGCAAGAGATCAAGGCGGTCGATCAGGCCGTGATGAAGGTGGTTGTCGGCGATGAAACAGAGCAGACGGTCGCGGACGGCGACGGCCCGGTCAACGCGCTCGACAAGGCGCTGCGCAAGGCGCTGCTGCACTTCTACCCGGACATTCGCGCCATCAGGCTGATCGACTACAAGGTGCGCGTGCTCGAAGAGAAGAGCGGCACGAGCGCCAAGGTGCGCGTGCTCATCGAGAGCAGCGACGGCCAGAACAGCTGGGGCACGGTAGGCGTCTCGACCAACATCATCGAGGCAAGCCTTCAGGCCCTCAACGACAGCATCAACTACTACCTCTTCTACCACCAGTCGAAAGCGGTCGCGACAGCTCCATCAAGCGAGGCTTTGAACGGTTAG
- the radC gene encoding RadC family protein, translated as MRIHDIDPDNRPRERFLRSGKESLSPAELLALILRSGTAGLNIIDTCNLLISQNGLERLADLSILELQKTPGIGEAKAMQIAAIFELQRRLHFARNMNRKVQGARDVFEYMKGRIPDETKEHLFVLFMSTKNQILRHETITIGTLTASLIHPREIFKAAIRESAHSIILVHNHPSGDVQPSNADKQVTSILKKAGDLLQIELLDHVIVGRVC; from the coding sequence ATGCGAATTCACGACATCGATCCGGACAACCGGCCCAGGGAGAGGTTCCTGCGTTCCGGCAAGGAGTCCCTCAGCCCGGCTGAACTGCTGGCGCTCATTCTCCGCTCCGGCACCGCCGGACTGAACATCATCGATACCTGCAACCTGCTCATCTCGCAAAATGGTCTCGAACGCCTCGCCGACCTGTCGATTCTGGAGTTGCAGAAAACTCCCGGCATTGGCGAAGCCAAGGCGATGCAGATCGCGGCGATCTTCGAGCTTCAGCGAAGATTGCACTTCGCACGCAACATGAACCGGAAAGTGCAGGGAGCGCGTGACGTATTCGAATACATGAAAGGACGTATCCCCGACGAAACCAAAGAGCATCTGTTCGTGCTCTTCATGAGCACAAAAAACCAGATACTGAGGCACGAAACCATCACCATAGGCACGCTCACCGCGTCACTCATCCATCCAAGGGAAATTTTCAAGGCGGCGATCCGCGAAAGCGCGCACTCGATCATTCTGGTGCATAACCATCCGTCTGGCGACGTACAGCCAAGCAACGCAGACAAGCAGGTCACCTCGATTCTGAAAAAAGCCGGCGATCTTCTCCAGATCGAACTACTCGATCATGTGATCGTGGGTAGGGTTTGCTGA